A window of [Ruminococcus] lactaris ATCC 29176 genomic DNA:
GCATCCATTTCCGAGTGGAAATAACTTCCGCTTTGATACAGATGCACACTATAATGAAGATCTTGCAAAATTGAAAGCAAAGTTTAAGCAGGTAATTGATGCAGGAGTACGTCAGATTGCGATTCTTGCGGATGACTTTGTAAATCCGGGAGCAGCAAATGAAGTAAGACTTCTGAACGATATGAGTACCTGGCTGGCAGAGGTGAAGCAGGAATACCCTGATATGAAGATGACACTTCCGTTCGTTCCGTATGATTATATGGGAAATGGAAGTTCCAGTGAACTTCAGGCCCTGAAGAGTGTACCGGAAAATGTACAGATCGTTATGACCGGTGGACGTGTCTGGGGTGAGGTTACAAATAATTTTACTACTACATTTACAAATAATGTAGGAAGAGGTCCTTTCATGTGGATCAACTGGCCTTGTTCAGATAACTCACATAAGCATCTGATCATGGGTGGTAACAGCACATTCCTTCATGGTGGTGTTGATGCGTCTAAGATTCAGGGAATCATGCTGAACCCGATGCAGCAGTCAGAGCCAAGTAAAGTAGCTATTTTTGCAAATGCATCCTATGCATGGAATATCTGGGATACAGATGCCGATGCAGATCAGACATGGGAAGACGCATTTTCATTTGTAGATCATAATTCGGCAGTAGAGACAGAAGCAAGTGATGCACTCAGAGAGTTGTCCAAGCATATGATCAATCAGAATATGGACAGCCGTGTAACTGAGCTTCAGGAGTCAGTAGAACTGAAGGAAAAACTCAACGCATTTAAAGATAAACTGGAAACGGAAACGGTCACAGAAGCAGATGTGGATGATCTGATCCAGGAATTCCAGACACTTCAGGATGCAGCAGCATTGTATAAAGAATCAGGTAATGAGGCAATCAGAAATCAGATTGTTTACTGGCTGGATTGCTGGAAAGATACAACAGATGCAGCGATTGCATACCTGAATGGAGTAAAGAGTTCTCTGAACGGAGATGTATCCGCAGTTGTGGAATACAATACAGAAGGAGAAACGGCATTCGCACAGTCCAAGACGCATGATTTCCTGTATGTAAATTATCAGGAAGTCGCAGAAGTCGGAGTACAGCATATTGTTCCGTTTATTAAAAAACTGGCTGAATATGTATCAGGCAAAGCTGAACTTGCCCTGAATCCGGACAAAGTGATCCGTAAATACATCACAAGCCGTACAGACACACCGACAGGCTCTGTGGATAACTTATTTGACGGAGATGACAGCACAAGTGCGATTTATAAGACACCGAATAAGATTACAACAGGTACCTATATCGGAGTAAGTTACAGCAAGGCAATCAAGATCAATGATATCCGGTTCCTTCTTGGAGCAGGAAAAGATCATATGGACCAGGCAAAGCTGCAGTACACAACCGATGGAAAGACCTGGAAAGATCTGGAGCTTACAGGCATGAACAATAGTTTTGCAGGTGTCAGAAACCAGAACCAGGAAGTAAGTGTTGCAAAAGAAAATCTTCCGGAAGATTTTGAAGCAATGGGTATCCGCCTGATCGCAACAGCAGACAATGAAGCAGATGCATGGCTGCAGGTTAATGAGATCACGATCAACAAAGATGAGAATACAGATGACGGAGACGACAGCGAACTCAGTTATACATTAATGAAGCCGAATCGCTGGAGTGTTTACCAGGGATCAGAATCACTCCTTCGTGACGGAAATAACAGTACATTTATCTGGTTTAATACAGGTGCTGGTGATGCTGTAAATGTAGATGATTTCCTTGGATACAATCTTGGAAAGGTTGCAACATTGGAAAGTGTACATATCGCAGTAGGATCACCGTCCAATGGTGATAAGTTTGTAAAATATGCAGTTGAGACATCTGTAGATGGAATGAGCTGGACAGCCGTTCCGGGATATGAATCCCATACAGGAACAACTTCAGGAACTGATGTACTGGATATTGAATTAAACGGACTTTCTGCACAGTATATCCGTATCCGCAATCTGGAATATCGACAGACTTGGGCGAGATTCTCAGAATTTACGGTAACAGAAAGAGTAAATAATACAGGAACAAAAGATAACGTATTTACAAATATCGAGAACTGTGAGGTCCTTGGAACAGCAGCAGAAGGAACTGTATCACTGAATGCAGCATCCTTAAGCGTAGGAGCCAGAAAGTATATCGGAATCGATCTTGGACATATCAAGGCGGTGACAGGAATTACCAGTCCGACAGGAACTTCACTGAAGTTACAGACTTCTATGAATGGGGTAGAGTGGACAGAGGTAACAGGTCCGTCCCAGGCAGCCGATGCACGTTATATCAGACTTTATAATGATACAGATGCAGCAGTGGATGTAAGCTGGGATGCTTTCACAGTAACGTATGAATTTATTGGTGAAAAGACAGTAACCAGTGATTTTGCACAGAACGATGCAAGCCGTGATATGCGTGGAAGCGGAAACGTCAATAATGTTTTTGACGGAGACCTTACAACATATGGAACGATCACAGGTGTGCAGGATAGCGGAAAGAAGATCGTGTTTGACCTTGGACAGACGATCGACTTCAAGTCCATCCGTTACTATGTAAAAGAGACAAGCCTTGATTTCCTGCGTTATGCAAAATTTGAAGTAGCAAATGATCCTGATGCAGCAAACTGGACAACAGTGCTGACTGTAGGAAATAATTCTTTCGAGAATACAGCCAATACAGATACAGCAAAAGATTATGCAGCTCTGACACATGACAGTGAGAATCCTGGAAATATGTATGCAGAGCAGACAGGGCTGAATGTAAGCGGACGTTACTTAAGAGTTGTACCGCTTAAGACATACAGTTACAGATGGGTTGATTTCTATGAGATCCAGATCAATGGTGGAGCCTATATCTCTACAGAGTCAAATCGAGATATCGTATCGACCGTGATCGAAGAAAAAGGAAAAGTACCTTCCAATGTATTTGAAGAAGATTACCGTACGGTATACAAGCCGTCAGAAGCAAATGGATCATTTACTTATCGCATTTCTGATCTGGAGGCAAAGAGAACGATCCGTATGATCCAGAATGGAGCAGCATCTGATGCAGTTGTAACTGCAAGAATTGCAAATGAAGATGGAAGTAATATCCAGGCAGTTACACTTGGTAAACTGAGCCAGGCAATCAATGAATTTGCTGTAGCTTCAGATAAAAGAATTTTGGATGTAACAGTAACCTGGGGTGAAAATATTCCGGAAATTTCAATGATCAAGACAAGCAGTAAGGCAGCAGCTACAGTTGACAAGACAAAGCTGGATGAGGCGATTGCGGCAACAGGAAGCAGTGATGCAGCAAACTGGACAACAGATTCTAAAGCAGCAGTAGATAAAGCGAGAGCAGTTGCTGAAGAACTGAAAACGAATGAGTATGCTACACAGGATACAGTTGATACAGCAGCAGGTGCATTGAAGACTGCATGCAGTAAGGCAAAAGTAAAAGCAAATGCTACAGTTCTTGAGGCACTTCGCAGGGCAGTTGCAGAGAAGAAGAGCCAGAAAGACGGAGAGGTTGAAGTTTATACAGCCAAGACATTTACAGCATATGAAACTGTACTCAATAAGATTGTGGCAGCACTGGAAGATACAGATAATCTTTCCCAGGATACAGCAGAAAAGCTGAAGACTCAGATTGAAGAAAAAGAAGCAGCTCTTGAGTATTCAAAAGTAGAAAGAGAACTTGCTGAACTGGAGCTTCAGGCAGGAGTTGAGTATAATGCAGATGATTATACGACAGCATCTGCCAAAGCATATACCGATGCAAAGAAAGCTCTGAGTGATCTGATCGAAGCAGATAATACTACAAGAGTTAATCCGACAGAGATCGCAGCAAAGAAAGCAGCTTATACAGACA
This region includes:
- a CDS encoding beta-N-acetylglucosaminidase domain-containing protein; the protein is MKGRRVQKVLAAVLAVAMVLPMTAIPAKAEEAEEVTYKLYPNPQEMTYQDGSYILKKNVNVIYDEDIDDATKARLEETAELKGLNVTESDAEKSGATNIYVGVYGSDGTVDDQIVDGYHVDTSLFDHTDSYFLKSDNNTIAVLGKDTDASFYGLTTLYHVLAQTESLSIRNFTIEDYADVVSRGFIEGYYGNPWSTEDRVNLMTWGGYYKLNAYFYAPKDDPKHRTKWNELYTDEELESKIRPLAEAGNASKCRFVYALHPFPSGNNFRFDTDAHYNEDLAKLKAKFKQVIDAGVRQIAILADDFVNPGAANEVRLLNDMSTWLAEVKQEYPDMKMTLPFVPYDYMGNGSSSELQALKSVPENVQIVMTGGRVWGEVTNNFTTTFTNNVGRGPFMWINWPCSDNSHKHLIMGGNSTFLHGGVDASKIQGIMLNPMQQSEPSKVAIFANASYAWNIWDTDADADQTWEDAFSFVDHNSAVETEASDALRELSKHMINQNMDSRVTELQESVELKEKLNAFKDKLETETVTEADVDDLIQEFQTLQDAAALYKESGNEAIRNQIVYWLDCWKDTTDAAIAYLNGVKSSLNGDVSAVVEYNTEGETAFAQSKTHDFLYVNYQEVAEVGVQHIVPFIKKLAEYVSGKAELALNPDKVIRKYITSRTDTPTGSVDNLFDGDDSTSAIYKTPNKITTGTYIGVSYSKAIKINDIRFLLGAGKDHMDQAKLQYTTDGKTWKDLELTGMNNSFAGVRNQNQEVSVAKENLPEDFEAMGIRLIATADNEADAWLQVNEITINKDENTDDGDDSELSYTLMKPNRWSVYQGSESLLRDGNNSTFIWFNTGAGDAVNVDDFLGYNLGKVATLESVHIAVGSPSNGDKFVKYAVETSVDGMSWTAVPGYESHTGTTSGTDVLDIELNGLSAQYIRIRNLEYRQTWARFSEFTVTERVNNTGTKDNVFTNIENCEVLGTAAEGTVSLNAASLSVGARKYIGIDLGHIKAVTGITSPTGTSLKLQTSMNGVEWTEVTGPSQAADARYIRLYNDTDAAVDVSWDAFTVTYEFIGEKTVTSDFAQNDASRDMRGSGNVNNVFDGDLTTYGTITGVQDSGKKIVFDLGQTIDFKSIRYYVKETSLDFLRYAKFEVANDPDAANWTTVLTVGNNSFENTANTDTAKDYAALTHDSENPGNMYAEQTGLNVSGRYLRVVPLKTYSYRWVDFYEIQINGGAYISTESNRDIVSTVIEEKGKVPSNVFEEDYRTVYKPSEANGSFTYRISDLEAKRTIRMIQNGAASDAVVTARIANEDGSNIQAVTLGKLSQAINEFAVASDKRILDVTVTWGENIPEISMIKTSSKAAATVDKTKLDEAIAATGSSDAANWTTDSKAAVDKARAVAEELKTNEYATQDTVDTAAGALKTACSKAKVKANATVLEALRRAVAEKKSQKDGEVEVYTAKTFTAYETVLNKIVAALEDTDNLSQDTAEKLKTQIEEKEAALEYSKVERELAELELQAGVEYNADDYTTASAKAYTDAKKALSDLIEADNTTRVNPTEIAAKKAAYTDSITALVDVRSLKSVIAECNERHEGNEKKYTAASWKNYSDALDAANAVLANGTTESVQEAETALRAAEGALVLKDTSAVQTVIDEMKKVNAENYTSDSYAVLKAAIAQAESQIDDETKADANIRAMQDAKANLISIVELNAALSDAAKYEAANYTTDSYTVLAATVNADNMNALKTSGTAEQIAEAVQSIRNAIDGLVLRATDMDAYRDKIQFKSEAGDYTEETYTEYKEAYDALMALDSSTGNVSADEFQAAKARFENAQAALKMIKADYTKVDEALAKVPADLSIYTDATVKTLKDAIAKVDRNQPLSKQAEVDAYADAIHDAINNLVVKSKSDDGKDNQNGNSNNGQNNGNTAGNGNGSGKGNGTSSNGAVKTGDTAPIAGAFALMILAAGAVVTVLKRKRY